One genomic segment of Labeo rohita strain BAU-BD-2019 chromosome 14, IGBB_LRoh.1.0, whole genome shotgun sequence includes these proteins:
- the LOC127176209 gene encoding alcohol dehydrogenase class-3-like isoform X1 — protein METEGKVIKCKAAVAWEPGKPLSIEEVEVAPPKPHEVRIKIVASGVCHSDWAYLYDVAKMKPQSFPLILGHEGAGIVESVGPGVRKVSKGDKVIPLFLPQCGQCERCLSPKTNLCTKNWEKTQQGVLADGTSRITCKNQQIYQFIGISTFSEYTVVPEDNVTKIHPDAPLDKVCLLGCGVSTGYGAAVNTAKVESGSTCAVFGLGAVGLAAVMGCKAAGATRIIATDINPDKFEIARTFGATEFVNPRDQSKPIQEVLRELSNGGVDFSIECVGNVGVMRAAVEACSPAGGICVIVGWIEVEELSLAPLDILLGRTLKGTYFGGWKSVEAVPRLVQDYMNGKLLLDEFVTHRLTLDQVNQAFDHMITGKSIRTVIEM, from the exons ATGGAAACGGAGGGTAAG GTGATCAAGTGCAAGGCAGCAGTGGCCTGGGAACCAGGAAAACCACTCTCTATTGAGGAGGTGGAGGTTGCCCCTCCTAAACCACATGAAGTACGAATTAAG ATAGTAGCGTCTGGAGTATGCCACTCAGATTGGGCTTACCtttatgatgttgctaaaatgAAGCCACAGTCTTTTCCTTTGATCCTGGGGCATGAAGGAGCTGGAATTGTGGAGAGTGTTGGTCCAGGTGTCAGAAAGGTGTCTAAAG GAGATAAAGTCATTCCTTTGTTCCTGCCACAGTGTGGACAATGTGAACGCTGCCTGAGTCCAAAGACAAACCTCTGTACAAAAAACTG GGAGAAAACTCAACAGGGTGTTCTTGCAGATGGCACCAGCAGGATCACCTGCAAAAACCAGCAGATTTACCAGTTTATTGGTATCAGCACCTTCTCTGAATATACTGTTGTGCCAGAGGACAATGTCACCAAGATTCACCCAGACGCTCCACTGGACAAAGTCTGTCTGTTGGGCTGTGGAGTGTCTACAGGATATGGAGCAGCAGTGAACACAGCCAAA GTAGAATCTGGCTCTACATGTGCGGTGTTTGGTTTGGGAGCTGTTGGACTAGCAGCTGTCATGGGATGCAAGGCTGCCGGTGCCACCAGGATCATCGCCACTGACATCAACCCAGACAAGTTTGAGATCGCCAGGACTTTTGGAGCAACTGAGTTTGTGAACCCTAGAGACCAGAGTAAACCCATTCAGGAGGTGCTGAGGGAGCTGAGTAATGGTGGCGTTGACTTCTCTATTGAGTGTGTGGGGAATGTGGGAGTTATG AGGGCTGCCGTGGAAGCATGCAGTCCTGCAGGGGGGATCTGTGTGATTGTGGGTTGGATTGAGGTGGAAGAACTTTCTCTAGCTCCCCTGGATATCCTATTAGGAAGAACTTTAAAAGGCACTTATTTTGGAG GTTGGAAGAGTGTTGAGGCGGTGCCCAGACTTGTTCAAGACTATATGAACGGGAAGCTTCTGCTTGATGAGTTTGTGACACACAGACTGACTCTAGATCAGGTTAATCAGGCCTTTGATCACATGATCACCggaaaaag TATTCGGACAGTGATTGAGATGTAA
- the LOC127176209 gene encoding alcohol dehydrogenase class-3-like isoform X2 translates to MKPQSFPLILGHEGAGIVESVGPGVRKVSKGDKVIPLFLPQCGQCERCLSPKTNLCTKNWEKTQQGVLADGTSRITCKNQQIYQFIGISTFSEYTVVPEDNVTKIHPDAPLDKVCLLGCGVSTGYGAAVNTAKVESGSTCAVFGLGAVGLAAVMGCKAAGATRIIATDINPDKFEIARTFGATEFVNPRDQSKPIQEVLRELSNGGVDFSIECVGNVGVMRAAVEACSPAGGICVIVGWIEVEELSLAPLDILLGRTLKGTYFGGWKSVEAVPRLVQDYMNGKLLLDEFVTHRLTLDQVNQAFDHMITGKSIRTVIEM, encoded by the exons atgAAGCCACAGTCTTTTCCTTTGATCCTGGGGCATGAAGGAGCTGGAATTGTGGAGAGTGTTGGTCCAGGTGTCAGAAAGGTGTCTAAAG GAGATAAAGTCATTCCTTTGTTCCTGCCACAGTGTGGACAATGTGAACGCTGCCTGAGTCCAAAGACAAACCTCTGTACAAAAAACTG GGAGAAAACTCAACAGGGTGTTCTTGCAGATGGCACCAGCAGGATCACCTGCAAAAACCAGCAGATTTACCAGTTTATTGGTATCAGCACCTTCTCTGAATATACTGTTGTGCCAGAGGACAATGTCACCAAGATTCACCCAGACGCTCCACTGGACAAAGTCTGTCTGTTGGGCTGTGGAGTGTCTACAGGATATGGAGCAGCAGTGAACACAGCCAAA GTAGAATCTGGCTCTACATGTGCGGTGTTTGGTTTGGGAGCTGTTGGACTAGCAGCTGTCATGGGATGCAAGGCTGCCGGTGCCACCAGGATCATCGCCACTGACATCAACCCAGACAAGTTTGAGATCGCCAGGACTTTTGGAGCAACTGAGTTTGTGAACCCTAGAGACCAGAGTAAACCCATTCAGGAGGTGCTGAGGGAGCTGAGTAATGGTGGCGTTGACTTCTCTATTGAGTGTGTGGGGAATGTGGGAGTTATG AGGGCTGCCGTGGAAGCATGCAGTCCTGCAGGGGGGATCTGTGTGATTGTGGGTTGGATTGAGGTGGAAGAACTTTCTCTAGCTCCCCTGGATATCCTATTAGGAAGAACTTTAAAAGGCACTTATTTTGGAG GTTGGAAGAGTGTTGAGGCGGTGCCCAGACTTGTTCAAGACTATATGAACGGGAAGCTTCTGCTTGATGAGTTTGTGACACACAGACTGACTCTAGATCAGGTTAATCAGGCCTTTGATCACATGATCACCggaaaaag TATTCGGACAGTGATTGAGATGTAA
- the LOC127176208 gene encoding alcohol dehydrogenase class-3-like isoform X1 yields the protein MDTEGKVIKCKAAVSWEPGKPFSIEEVEVAPPKAHEVRIKIVASGVCHTDWTFLHEVGKNMNPQPFPVVLGHEGAGVVESVGPGVTKMSKGDKVIPLVVPQCGQCERCLNPKTNLCTKNWEKTQQCLLADGTSRITCKNQQIHQFIGISTFSEYTVVPEDNVTKIHPDAPLDKVCLLGCGVSTGYGAAVNTGKVESGSTCAVFGLGAVGLAAVMGCKVSGASRIIAVDLNPDKAEIAKIFGATEFVNPKDHSKPIQEVLRELTNGGVDFSIECVGNVEVMRAAVEACSPAGGVCVMVGWTRKGELTLVSEDILIGRTLKGSYFGGWKSAEAVPKLVQDYMNGKLLLDEFVTHKLSLDQVNQAFELMTTGKSVRTVLKM from the exons ATGGATACTGAGGGTAAG gTTATCAAGTGCAAAGCAGCAGTGTCCTGGGAACCAGGAAAACCATTCTCCATTGAGGAAGTTGAGGTTGCCCCTCCCAAAGCGCATGAAGTACGAATTAAG ATAGTAGCATCTGGAGTATGCCACACAGACTGGACTTTCCTCCATGAGGTTGGTAAAAATATGAATCCCCAGCCTTTTCCTGTGGTCTTGGGACATGAGGGGGCAGGAGTGGTGGAAAGTGTTGGTCCAGGTGTCACAAAAATGTCCAAAg GAGACAAAGTTATTCCTCTAGTCGTGCCACAGTGTGGACAATGTGAACGCTGTCTGAATCCAAAGACAAACCTTTGCACCAAAAACTG GGAGAAAACTCAGCAGTGTCTTCTTGCAGATGGCACCAGCAGGATCACCTGCAAGAATCAGCAGATTCACCAGTTTATTGGTATCAGCACCTTCTCTGAATATACTGTTGTGCCAGAGGACAATGTCACCAAGATTCACCCAGACGCTCCACTGGACAAAGTCTGTCTGTTGGGCTGTGGAGTGTCTACAGGATATGGAGCAGCAGTGAACACAGGCAAA GTCGAATCTGGCTCTACATGTGCAGTGTTTGGTTTGGGAGCTGTCGGACTAGCAGCTGTCATGGGATGCAAAGTTTCCGGTGCTTCCAGGATCATCGCCGTTGACCTCAACCCGGACAAAGCTGAGATCGCCAAGATATTTGGAGCGACTGAGTTTGTGAACCCTAAAGACCACAGTAAACCCATTCAGGAGGTGCTGAGGGAGCTGACTAATGGTGGCGTTGACTTCTCTATTGAGTGTGTGGGAAATGTGGAAGTTATG AGGGCGGCTGTGGAAGCATGTAGTCCTGCAGGGGGAGTTTGCGTGATGGTGGGCTGGACTCGGAAGGGAGAACTTACTCTGGTCTCTGAGGATATTCTGATAGGAAGAACTCTGAAAGGCTCCTATTTTGGCG GTTGGAAGAGTGCTGAGGCAGTGCCCAAGTTGGTACAGGATTATATGAATGGGAAGCTTCTGCTCGATGAATTTGTGACACACAAACTGAGTCTAGATCAGGTTAATCAGGCCTTCGAGCTTATGACCACCGGGAAAAG tGTTCGTACAGTGCTCAAGATGTGA
- the LOC127176208 gene encoding alcohol dehydrogenase class-3-like isoform X2: MDTEGKVIKCKAAVSWEPGKPFSIEEVEVAPPKAHEVRIKIVASGVCHTDWTFLHEVGKNMNPQPFPVVLGHEGAGVVESVGPGVTKMSKGDKVIPLVVPQCGQCERCLNPKTNLCTKNWEKTQQCLLADGTSRITCKNQQIHQFIGISTFSEYTVVPEDNVTKIHPDAPLDKVCLLGCGVSTGYGAAVNTGKVESGSTCAVFGLGAVGLAAVMGCKVSGASRIIAVDLNPDKAEIAKIFGATEFVNPKDHSKPIQEVLRELTNGGVDFSIECVGNVEVMRAAVEACSPAGGVCVMVGWTRKGELTLVSEDILIGRTLKGSYFGGWKSAEAVPKLVQDYMNGKLLLDEFVTHKLSLDQVNQAFELMTTGKR; encoded by the exons ATGGATACTGAGGGTAAG gTTATCAAGTGCAAAGCAGCAGTGTCCTGGGAACCAGGAAAACCATTCTCCATTGAGGAAGTTGAGGTTGCCCCTCCCAAAGCGCATGAAGTACGAATTAAG ATAGTAGCATCTGGAGTATGCCACACAGACTGGACTTTCCTCCATGAGGTTGGTAAAAATATGAATCCCCAGCCTTTTCCTGTGGTCTTGGGACATGAGGGGGCAGGAGTGGTGGAAAGTGTTGGTCCAGGTGTCACAAAAATGTCCAAAg GAGACAAAGTTATTCCTCTAGTCGTGCCACAGTGTGGACAATGTGAACGCTGTCTGAATCCAAAGACAAACCTTTGCACCAAAAACTG GGAGAAAACTCAGCAGTGTCTTCTTGCAGATGGCACCAGCAGGATCACCTGCAAGAATCAGCAGATTCACCAGTTTATTGGTATCAGCACCTTCTCTGAATATACTGTTGTGCCAGAGGACAATGTCACCAAGATTCACCCAGACGCTCCACTGGACAAAGTCTGTCTGTTGGGCTGTGGAGTGTCTACAGGATATGGAGCAGCAGTGAACACAGGCAAA GTCGAATCTGGCTCTACATGTGCAGTGTTTGGTTTGGGAGCTGTCGGACTAGCAGCTGTCATGGGATGCAAAGTTTCCGGTGCTTCCAGGATCATCGCCGTTGACCTCAACCCGGACAAAGCTGAGATCGCCAAGATATTTGGAGCGACTGAGTTTGTGAACCCTAAAGACCACAGTAAACCCATTCAGGAGGTGCTGAGGGAGCTGACTAATGGTGGCGTTGACTTCTCTATTGAGTGTGTGGGAAATGTGGAAGTTATG AGGGCGGCTGTGGAAGCATGTAGTCCTGCAGGGGGAGTTTGCGTGATGGTGGGCTGGACTCGGAAGGGAGAACTTACTCTGGTCTCTGAGGATATTCTGATAGGAAGAACTCTGAAAGGCTCCTATTTTGGCG GTTGGAAGAGTGCTGAGGCAGTGCCCAAGTTGGTACAGGATTATATGAATGGGAAGCTTCTGCTCGATGAATTTGTGACACACAAACTGAGTCTAGATCAGGTTAATCAGGCCTTCGAGCTTATGACCACCGGGAAAAGGTAA